A single Nocardioides bizhenqiangii DNA region contains:
- a CDS encoding nitroreductase family protein, whose translation MEFSEVVRRRRMVRSYTDEPVDPAVVERALEHATRAPSAGFSQGWAFVVLDRPEDVRRFWAASSDAAATPDGRDTWLAGMMTAPVVVVPCSVKAAYLDRYAEPDKGWTDRSEERWPMPFWDLDTAMAALLILQTVTDAGLGACFFGIVPDRELEVRRALGLPDAGDPHPIGAITIGHPAPRGTGASGSAGRRRRTPWTDVAHRGRFGAGWDG comes from the coding sequence GTGGAGTTCTCCGAGGTCGTACGCCGCCGCCGGATGGTGCGCAGCTACACCGACGAGCCGGTGGATCCGGCGGTCGTCGAGCGTGCTCTCGAGCACGCAACCCGGGCACCGAGCGCGGGGTTCTCACAGGGATGGGCGTTCGTCGTGCTCGACCGGCCGGAGGACGTCCGACGCTTCTGGGCCGCGTCGTCCGACGCCGCCGCCACGCCCGACGGGCGGGACACCTGGCTGGCCGGGATGATGACGGCGCCGGTCGTGGTCGTGCCGTGCAGCGTCAAGGCCGCCTACCTCGATCGCTACGCCGAGCCGGACAAGGGCTGGACGGACCGGTCCGAGGAACGGTGGCCGATGCCGTTCTGGGACCTCGACACCGCGATGGCAGCGCTGCTGATCCTGCAGACGGTGACCGACGCCGGCCTCGGGGCCTGCTTCTTCGGGATCGTGCCCGACCGCGAGCTCGAGGTGCGACGGGCGCTCGGCCTCCCGGACGCCGGCGACCCCCACCCGATCGGGGCGATCACCATCGGCCACCCCGCTCCTCGCGGGACCGGTGCCTCGGGGTCGGCCGGCCGGCGGCGCCGTACTCCCTGGACCGACGTGGCGCACCGGGGTCGCTTCGGCGCGGGCTGGGACGGCTAG